GACCACCAGCGCTCGGGAGTGGGCATCGCCCTGATGGAGGAGACCCGCCGCCAGGCCCCCGACGCCAAGGTGGTGCTCCTGTCGGCGCCCGCCGCCGCCGGCTACTACCCGCGCGTGGGCTTCACCCGGCACGACTCCGCGTGGGTCCTGAACCCCGCGGCGCCCCTCCAGGGCCCACCGGCCACGAAACCGTAGGCGGACCCGCACCGCGGCGCGGCCGGCCGGCCCGCACCGGCCGGCGGCCCGCCCGGGCACCGCACACCCAACGGGGGAAGGCATGAGCCACATACCGTCACCGGCACTGCTGGAGCCCTTGACCGCCCTGCCCGAGACCGCCCGCCCCACCGAGCCGGGCACCCCGGCCCCGGCCCGCGCACCCACCGGCCAGCGCATCCTGGTGGTGGACGGCGACGCCGCCCTGGCCGGCTCCCTCACCGCCCAGCTGCGCCGCCACGGCCACGACCCCGTCGGCGTCCGGCACGGCCAAGCGGCCCTGCACGCCTACGAGGACGCCGAACTGGTCCTCCTCGACCTGGACCTGCCCGACCTGGACGGCCTGGAGGTGTGCCGCGCCATCCGCGAGGTCAGCCGCATCCCCATCATCATCGTCACCGCCCGCCGCTGCGAACTCGACTGCGTGCTCGGCCTGCACGCGGGCGCCGACGACTACGTCACCAAGCCCTACGGGCTGCGCGAACTCATCGCCCGTATCGAAGCGGTCATGCGCCGCACCCGCTGGCAGCCCGCCGCGGCCCGGGAGATGGACCTGGGCCGGCTGCGCATCGACGTCGACTCCCGCCAGGTCACCGTCGACGACGAGCCCGTCGCCCTGACCCGCAAGGAATTCGACCTGCTGTGCCTGCTGGCCGCCCAGCCCGACACGGTCATCCCGCGCAAGCAGCTCCTGCAACAGGTGTGGGGCGACTCCTGGTCGCGCCGCACCATCGACACCCACGTCAGCAGCCTGCGCGGAAAACTCGGCGGCAACGGCTGGGTCGTCACCGTACGCGGCGTCGGCTTCCGACTCGGCACCGGCTGACCCCAACCCCACCCACACCCCACACCGCCCGAGCCCGCGCCCGCCCGAGCCCGCACCACACCCCACACCCGCCCGCCCGAGCCCGCCCGCCGCACCCCACTCGCACTGACCGCACCGTCCGAGCCCGCGGCCCGCCCCGCCCGAGCCCGCACAGCACCGAACCCGCACTGACCGCACCGCACCGCACGCACCGCGCGAGCACGCGGCACGCACCCGCACAGCACCACACCCGCACCGCGCGAGCCTTGCGAGCACGCGGCCCGCACCCCGCGACTACGCCGCCCACGAGCACGCCACCCACACCCCGCGAGTACGCCGAACCCACGCCCGAACCCGCACCGCGCCCGAACCCGAACCTGCACCGCCCCGCCCCGCACAAGCCCTCCCACCCCGCCGGCAGCGGCGCCGAACAGCCCTGGAGCACCCATGATCACCCGACGCAGTGCCCTGAGCGTCACGCTCGCCACCGGCGGAGCGGCGCTCACCGGCGCCGGCCTCACCCCGCTGCTCGCCGCCCACGTCCGCGCCCAGCCCACCACCGCCAACGCCCCCGCGCCACCGGGGACCGTGGCCAAGTTCCAGCGCCCCATGCCCCTGCTCCCCGAGAAGAAACCCGCGGGCCGCACCGGAACATCCGACGTGTACGTGATGACCATGAAGCCCGCCCGCGCCCAGATCCTGCCCGGCCCGCCCACCGACGTCCTCACCTACGACGGCCACTTCCCCGGCCCCGTCATCAGAGCCCGCGCCCACCACCCCGTCGTCATCCGCCAGCGCAACCGCCTCACCGTCCCCACCGCCGTCCACCTGCACGGCGCCGCGGTACGCCCCGACAGCGACGGCGACCCCATGGACGTCATCGAACCCGGCACGGACCGCGTCTACCACTACCCCAACCGCCAGCCGCACGCCCCGCTGTGGTTCCACGACCACGCCCACCACCTCGAAGCGGAGAACGTCTACCGCGGCCTGTCCGGCTCCTACCTGCTCACCGACGCCACCGAACGCGCCCTGCCCCTGCCCCGGGGCCGCTACGAAGTCGTCATCGCCCTGCGCGACGCCCGCTTCGACGACGGCAACCAACTCGCCTACGCCATGGGCGACCGCGCCCGCAACACCCTCCTGGCCAACGGCGTGCCCTACCCCTACTTCCAGGTCGCCGCCCGCAAGTACCGGCTGCGCCTGCTCAACGCCTCCAACCAGCGCCGCTTCGACCTGCGCCTGGCCGACAACAGCCCCCTCACCCAGATCGGCTCCGACGGCGGCCTGCTCACCGCCCCCCACACCACCGACCACATCGCGATGTCCGCGGGCGAACGCGCCGACATCGTCGTCGACTTCTCCCGCTACCCGGTGGGCACCAGCGTCGTACTGAAGAACACCACCGGCACCGGACCCGCCGAGGAGACCGGCGAGATACTCCGCTTCGACGTGGTGCGCACCGCCCACGACCCCAGCCGCATACCCGCCCGGCTGCGCACCCTGCCGCCGCTGCCCCGCCCCGCCACCGAGCGGACGGTGGTGCTGCGCATGGACGAGGGCGGCGAACACCCCGGCGCCTACATCGACGAGAAGGAGTACGACCCCCAACGCGTCGACGCACAGATCAAGTTCAACACCAGCGAGATCTGGACGGTCACCAACGCCAACGCCCGCGCCGAGCACAACTTCCACCTGCACCTGGTGCAGTTCCGCGTCCTGGAACGCGCCGGCCGGCCCCCCGGGCCGGGCGAGAGCGGCCTGAAGGACACCATCCACCTCGCCCCCGGCGAAACCGTCCGCCTCCAGGCCGTCTTCGACAGCTACCGCGGCCGATACCTCTACCACTGCCACATGTTCGAGCACGGTGTGCGGGGCATGATGGCCACGATGCACATCAGATGAGGCGCACCCGTCAGAAGGAGGAGCCCGTGAACGCGCCGACGGGCGAGGCCGAGGGGACACGGCGCGACCCCGGGCCGCGCAGCGTACGCCTCGCGCTGATACCCCTGCTCCTCGCGATGCTGCCCTCCTCGCTGGGCTCCACCATCGTGGCGACGTCGATGCCGACCATCGCCGGCGAACTGGGCGGCACCGGCTACCTGTCCTGGGCGGTGACCTCCTACACGCTGGCCGCCGCGGCCGCCATTCCCGTCTGGGGCAAGCTCGGCGACATGTACGGGCGCAAGCGGTGGCTGATCGTTGCGATGTCGGTGTTCCTGACCGGGTCGCTGCTGTGCGGCCTCTCCCAGGACATGGCCGAGCTGATCGCGGCGCGCACCGTGCAGGGGCTCGGCGGGGGAGGCCTCGCGGTCGGTGTGATGGCGGTCATCGGCGAGCTGATCCCGCCGCGCGAACGCGGCCGCTACCAGGGCATGATCACCAGCGTCATGGTGTTCTCCATGGTCGTGGGCCCCCTGGTCGGCGGTTCCCTCACCGACTGGGCCGGCTGGCGCTGGGCGTTCTGGGTCAACCTGCCCGTCGGCCTGCTGTCCCTGGCCCTGATCACCCGCCTGGTGCGGGTGACCGGCCGGCGCAGGAAGGCCCACATCGACTACGCGGGCGCGGTGCTGCTGGTCGTGTGCATCGTCTCCTTCGTGCTGGTGGTCACCTGGGGCGGCGTCGAACACGCCTGGAACTCGGCCACGATCGTGACCCTGGCCGCCCTGTCCGCCGCGGCCCTGGCCGGCTTCGTCCACGCCCAGTCCCGGGCGCTTGAACCGGTCCTGCCCCCGCACCTGTTCGGCGAGCGCAACTTCTGCCTGATGGCCGTCCTGAGCTTCACCAACGGCTTCGTGATGTTCGGCGCCGTCCTGTATCTGCCGCTCTACCAGCAGGCCGTGCACGGCGTCTCCGCCACCGGCTCCGGCCTGCTGCTGCTGCCGATGCTCGGCGCCCTGGTCCTGGCCTCCCAGCTGTCGGGGCGCACCGTCGCCCGCACCGGCCGCTACAAGATCCTCCAGATCACCGGCTCGGCCGCGATGCTCACCGGCACCCTGCTGCTCTCACACCTGGGCACCGGCACCTCACGCCTTGCCGCCGCCCTGTTCATGGCCCTGCTGGGGGCCGGCATGGGCTTTCTGGGGCAGA
The sequence above is a segment of the Streptomyces sp. Je 1-369 genome. Coding sequences within it:
- a CDS encoding response regulator transcription factor, which encodes MSHIPSPALLEPLTALPETARPTEPGTPAPARAPTGQRILVVDGDAALAGSLTAQLRRHGHDPVGVRHGQAALHAYEDAELVLLDLDLPDLDGLEVCRAIREVSRIPIIIVTARRCELDCVLGLHAGADDYVTKPYGLRELIARIEAVMRRTRWQPAAAREMDLGRLRIDVDSRQVTVDDEPVALTRKEFDLLCLLAAQPDTVIPRKQLLQQVWGDSWSRRTIDTHVSSLRGKLGGNGWVVTVRGVGFRLGTG
- a CDS encoding multicopper oxidase family protein encodes the protein MITRRSALSVTLATGGAALTGAGLTPLLAAHVRAQPTTANAPAPPGTVAKFQRPMPLLPEKKPAGRTGTSDVYVMTMKPARAQILPGPPTDVLTYDGHFPGPVIRARAHHPVVIRQRNRLTVPTAVHLHGAAVRPDSDGDPMDVIEPGTDRVYHYPNRQPHAPLWFHDHAHHLEAENVYRGLSGSYLLTDATERALPLPRGRYEVVIALRDARFDDGNQLAYAMGDRARNTLLANGVPYPYFQVAARKYRLRLLNASNQRRFDLRLADNSPLTQIGSDGGLLTAPHTTDHIAMSAGERADIVVDFSRYPVGTSVVLKNTTGTGPAEETGEILRFDVVRTAHDPSRIPARLRTLPPLPRPATERTVVLRMDEGGEHPGAYIDEKEYDPQRVDAQIKFNTSEIWTVTNANARAEHNFHLHLVQFRVLERAGRPPGPGESGLKDTIHLAPGETVRLQAVFDSYRGRYLYHCHMFEHGVRGMMATMHIR
- a CDS encoding MDR family MFS transporter, translated to MNAPTGEAEGTRRDPGPRSVRLALIPLLLAMLPSSLGSTIVATSMPTIAGELGGTGYLSWAVTSYTLAAAAAIPVWGKLGDMYGRKRWLIVAMSVFLTGSLLCGLSQDMAELIAARTVQGLGGGGLAVGVMAVIGELIPPRERGRYQGMITSVMVFSMVVGPLVGGSLTDWAGWRWAFWVNLPVGLLSLALITRLVRVTGRRRKAHIDYAGAVLLVVCIVSFVLVVTWGGVEHAWNSATIVTLAALSAAALAGFVHAQSRALEPVLPPHLFGERNFCLMAVLSFTNGFVMFGAVLYLPLYQQAVHGVSATGSGLLLLPMLGALVLASQLSGRTVARTGRYKILQITGSAAMLTGTLLLSHLGTGTSRLAAALFMALLGAGMGFLGQNVMTVAQNSVDAHEVGVASAAMTLFRTLGQSVGVAVMGTLFNHRVRDVMSGHTHTTALHDTRLDADSMSRLSAPVRTVYRSAVAQGVQGAFVLASLAAGLALAAALLVREVPLRTTRKQHKQDT